The sequence TCGTTCACCGCCTTGAAGTGGTCGACGTCGACGACCGCGAGCGACAGCACGGCGTGCTCGGCGACCGCGGCGGCGAGCACCTGCTCGAGGTGGCGCCGGTTGTGCAGGCCGGTGAGCCCGTCCCGGAGGGCCTGCTCCGCGAGCTCGCCCCGCAGCCGCTCGACCTCGGTGACGTCACGGGCCACGACGACCCAGCCGGTGCGTGCGCCGCCGGCCACGACGGGGGTGACGCGCACGTCGACGACGGAGCCGTCCGGTCGCAGCACCGAGCGGGTCCCCTCGGCCTCGACGGCCACGACGAGGTCCTCGTCCACGACGTCGCGCCAGTGGCGCCCGACCACGTGCGAGCGCCGGCTGCCGACGCCCGCCAGCATGCGCAGCGCGGCGGGGTTGACGTCGACGATGCGGCCGAGCGCGTCGACCACGACCACGCCGTCGCTGAGGGCCTGCAGCACCTGCGGCGTGGTGATGGGCGCGCTGCGGAACCGGGGGCTCCAGCGGTCGACCCAGAACCACAGCATCGCCGTGACGACGAAGAGCGGGGCGGTGAGGTCGCGCTGGCCGCCGCCGGCGCCGAGGACGCTCACGGCGTTGCCGCACACGGGCGGCAGCACCGCCCCGACGGCGAGCAGGTAGTGCAGCCGGTGCCCGGAGACCGCCCGGCCGGCGGCCACGAGCAGCGCGACCAGGCCCCAGCCGAGCAGGGCGTAGCAGTACAGGGTGTGGGCCCAGAACCCGAGCCCGAAGACCACCACGAGACCGGTCGGCTCCGTGCGGACCTCCTCGACCACGAGGCCGGTCCATGCGTCGGTGAGCAGCGCGAGCGAGAGCAGGACCGGGTGGACCGACAGCAGCCGGACGCTCCGGCCGCTCGGGCGGCGCCCCGCGAGCGACAGGCAGAACCAGGCGCCCGCCGTCGCCTGCACCGCGGCCGCCGCCACGATGACCCGCGTGACCGCGGCGGCCGCGGCGACGCCGGGCACGTGCGACAGCGCGATGCTGAGCAGCGCCCACGTGGCCGCGGACAGCATGACGACGGCAAGGGACCGCGAGCTCATCGCCGACCGGCGGCCGAGGAGCAGGAACGCCCCGGTCGCGCCGGCGACGAGCGCCGTCGCGAGGCACGCGAGGTCGAGGACGTCGAGCACCGTCCACCGCCTCTCCTGCGCCGAGCACCCGTCGAGGTGGCGATCGGCAGGTCGGGGGCCGGGTCTGAGCCGCCTCACCCGGAGGGACGTGCCCGAAGGGGGAGCGGCCGGTCGAGGCCGCTCCCCCGCTCGGTCAGTCCTCCGCGTGGGTGCGACCGCCGGAGGCGAAGTAGGACACGCAGTCGCCCTGGTTGACGAACCGGTCGGCGGCGAAGTTGCTCGCCCAGCCGCCGTCCCGGCAGTCCGCCTTCGAGTACGTGCGCGGCTCGAAGTCGTACGTGGTGCCGGCGACGGTCAGCCCGTCGACCGCGGCCAGCAGACCGGCGTTGCCGCTGCCGGCATTGACCCCGAACGCCTCGATGACGGCGTCCGGGTTCGCGTCGATGATGCTCCGGAGGCTCACGAAGGAGTCGAAGGCGCTCGGCATGCCCGGGAAGGACCGGGTGGACCACCACGACGCGTCCGCACCGGCGTCCCAGCGCTGCCAGACGCCGTCGGCGACCTGGCCCGGGTAGGAGTACGTCGGCTCGAACACGAGGGTCGCGAAGCCGCCGTCGGCCGGGCCGTTGTGGTCGATGACGACGTTGATCGCCGGGACCTGCTCGCCCGAGCCGCTGACGCGGTACGTCCAGTAGGACGCGTCGGCAAGGGCCGACAACGGCAGGTCCGCGGCGGTGAGCATCTGCACCTTGTCGGAGTCGCCGGGGGTGGACAGCTGGAGCGCGCCGTCACCGAGCCCCGCGGGGGCGCCGTACTCGGTGACGAAGGCCAGAGCACCGTCGCCCCGCTGGTCGCCGGTCGTCCACGTGGACGTCAGGGAGGTCTCGTCGACGACGGTCGTGCCGGCGGCGGACGCGGTCGGGGCGAGGGCGAGGGCCGCGAGGCCCAGGGTGACAGCGGCGACGGCGCCGCGGACGGAACGCATGGTTCGAGGTCCTCCAGATGGGGTCGGTCGTCCGTGAGGGTCACGGACCCCAGCACCCAACCAGCGAGACCGGACACATGGGTCGAGTTCCGTCGAACCCGGGACGGGCACGGCGCTCCGGTGCTATCCGACCTCGCCGCGACGACGAGCACCCGGGCGGTCCCGCTGCGAGGGTGGGGGCGTGCCCGACACACCCAGCGGTCCCGTCGTCGTCGTCACCGGGGCGAACGGACTCGTCGGCGCGCGCGTGTGCGCGCTGCTCACCGAGCGCGGCGCCGCGGTGCGCGCGGTGGTGAGGCGTCCCGGCACCGCGCCGGGCGGCCCGGGGGTCGAGGAGCACGTCGGCGACTTCGCGGACCCGGCGCTGGCCGCCCGCGTCGTCGACGGGGCGGACGCCGTCGTCACGACGGTGCACCCGATGGGCTCCGACCGCGCCGTCCAGCAGCAGGTGGCGGTCGAGGGGACGCCCGCGCTCGCCCGCGCGGCCCGCGACGCCGGCGTGACCCGTCTCGTCCACCTGTCCACGGCCGGGGTGTACGACCGCTCGCCGGGCGTCGGCGACGTCGAGGAGGGCTCAGCGCTGGTCGGCGAGGACGGCGGCGACTACGCCGTCACCAAGCGCGACACCGACGCCGCGCTCGCGGCGCTCGACGGCCTCACGACGGTCCTCGTCCGGCCGCCGGCGATCCTCGGCTCCGGCCCGACGTCGGTGTGGAACGCCCTGCGGCCCGCGTCCGTGCGCGACGGCGAGCGGGCCGCCAACCCGGCGAAGTCCTTCGCCTGGGTGCACGTCGACGACCTCGCCCGGGCCGTCGCCGACCTCGCGACCGGCGTCGTCGCGACCGCCGACGACCCGGCACGCGGCCCGGTGCCGGGCAGCGCGACACCCCTGCTCGTGGCCGGCGGGCCCGCCACGTGGCGGGAGTACCACGGCGCGGTCTGCGAGGCGCTCGGCGTGGACCCCGAGTGGACCGACGAGCCGGTGTGGACCGGCCGGGTCAGGACCGGGCGCGCGGCGGCGTGGGGCTGGACGCCGTCGGTGGACCTGGCGGCGGCGCTGGCCGAGCTGCGTCGCGACGTCCGCGCCGCTCCGCCGCCCGGCTGAGGGCGAGGCTCGCGACCGCGAGGACGCACCCGAGCAACGCCCCCAGCGCGTTCATGGCGACGTCGTTGGTGTCGCAGGCCCGGCCTAGCCGGCGCAGCAGCCCCTGGACGACCTCGATGCCGACGGAGCACAGCACCGCCGCGGCGAGCACCCGCCACGGCCGCCGGCTCGCCACGCCCGCCAGGTAGGCGAGCGGGACGAAGAGCGCGACGTTGGCGACCGCCTCCACCGCTCCCGGCGACGGCAGCGTGAGGCCGACGAGGCACTCCCGCGCGTTGGACGGCTCGGCCTCCGGCACGAGCGTGAGGACGAGGACGACGACCGCCCACGCCCCGGCCAGCAGCCACGCCACCACGCGCCCCCACCGGCCGAGGCGCAGCAGCGCGTGCCCGAGTCCCGCGCACAGGGCGACCGCGACCCCGACGCCGGGCAGGACCAGCTCGCGGTGCAGGACGAGCCAGGTGGCGATCACCGCGGGAGCCTACGGCGCACGGCGGCCCGGTCGGCTCGGGTCGGCCGCGACGTCCCCCGCACGACCCGCTCGGGGTCCTCCCCGGCCGCGGCTCGGGACGGTCCGGTGCCCGTCCCGAGCCGGCGGTCGCTCAGCCCCCCGCCTGCCGCAGCGCCCCCGCGAGCGCCTCGGGCGTCCGCGCGGTCGTGGGCTGGCCGTCGACCCAGACGGTCGGGGTGCCGCCGACGCCCAGCTGCTGCGCCTGCTGGGTCGAGCGGGCCACCCACCCGGCGTACCGGGTCTCCTCGATGCACAGCCGGACCGCCTCGCTCGCTCCCGCGCCGAGCGCGACCTCGGCGAGCGCGGCGTCGTCGAGGCCGGGGCCGCCCTCGGCGGGCTGCGCCGCGTACAGCGCGTCGACGACGTCGACCGCCGTGGCCGGGCCGTCGGTGTCGGCCACGCACATGACGGCCGACGCGGCGCGGGTGGAGTACTCGGTGCCGGCGCTCAGACGGTCGAGGATCGCGATCGGGCGGTAGTCGACCGTCGCCTCGCCGGAGGCCTCCAGCCCCCGCAGGTACTCCCCGCTCGTCTCCTCCAGCTGCCGGCAGGCCGGGCACAGCAGGTCGAGGTACACCGTGAGCACGGGTCCGCCGTCGCCGACGGCGACGCCGCCGGTCTCGTCGAGGCCGGCGGCGGGCGAGCCGGCCCACTCCTGGGTGGTCGTGCCGCCCGGCTCGAGCCCGGCGAGCGCGTCCCGGTCGCGGGCGGCGAGCGCGATGACGGTGACGGTCGTCGCGACGAGTGCGAGCACGACGAGCGAGACGACGACCACGAGGGTGCGGCTGCCGGAGCGCAGGTCGGTCGCTCCCCCGTTGCGCGGCCGGCTCACGTGAGCGCCTGCCCGTCGGGGGTGGCGTCGGTTCGGGGCAGGACGGGTCCTGCGGGTCGGGTGTCCATGGGCGTGCTCCTCCGCTGTCGGGCGGCGCGCTCGTGCGTCGCCGCCGGCGTCCCGGCGCGCGGGCGCGAGCCGGGGCAGGTCCTCCCGGCGCCGCGGGGCCCCGACGGGGCGGGCGGGCGGGTCAGACCGGGAGCGGAGGACCGCGGGTGGGGGCCGGACCCCGGCGGGGCCCGGTGGCGGGCCGCGGCGCCCGGACGGCCGGGACCGGTCGGCGCCCGGGCACCGCGACCGTGGGCGTCGCCGGACGGGGCCGGACCCGGAACAGGCCCGCCACGGCTTCGAGGAGCCGCTGTGCCCGCGCGAGCACCGCGGCGGTGACGAGGGTCGCGGCCGCGTGCGCGAGCAGCATGAGCGGTGAGGGCAGGACGTGCAGGTGCACGGCGTCCGCGGCCCTGCCCGCGGCCGCACCGCACGAGGCGACCGCGGGGACGGCGGCGAACACGCCACCCGGGTCGGCGGCGGAGGCCCCACGCGGCGCGTAGCAGTGGGTCCCGGCGGCGGCGCCGGCCGCGACGGCGACGTGGGACAGGTGCACGAGCAGCTGCCCGCCGCCGAGCAGGACGACGAGGCGACCGGGGGTCGTGGCCCGGGGCGCGAGCACGAGGGCCGCACCCGCCACGACGACGAGCGCGAGGAGCCAGCCCGTGGCGCCGGAGCCGGCGCCGGCGGCGACGTGCGCGGCGGAGGCGAGGGCGACGACGAGCGCCGCGGCGCCGCCCGCGCGGGCAGCGCGGGAGGCGACGTCGCGCCACGACCGCACCCGCACGCTCCGGAGCCTACGTGAGCCGGCTGGGGCGGGACCGGGCGCCGAGGCTCGGCCGCCGGGGCTGCGCCGTCGCGCT comes from Aquipuribacter sp. SD81 and encodes:
- a CDS encoding histidine kinase N-terminal 7TM domain-containing diguanylate cyclase, with amino-acid sequence MLDVLDLACLATALVAGATGAFLLLGRRSAMSSRSLAVVMLSAATWALLSIALSHVPGVAAAAAVTRVIVAAAAVQATAGAWFCLSLAGRRPSGRSVRLLSVHPVLLSLALLTDAWTGLVVEEVRTEPTGLVVVFGLGFWAHTLYCYALLGWGLVALLVAAGRAVSGHRLHYLLAVGAVLPPVCGNAVSVLGAGGGQRDLTAPLFVVTAMLWFWVDRWSPRFRSAPITTPQVLQALSDGVVVVDALGRIVDVNPAALRMLAGVGSRRSHVVGRHWRDVVDEDLVVAVEAEGTRSVLRPDGSVVDVRVTPVVAGGARTGWVVVARDVTEVERLRGELAEQALRDGLTGLHNRRHLEQVLAAAVAEHAVLSLAVVDVDHFKAVNDAHGHLVGDEVLVALSRLLQAAAGADGVAARLGGEEFVLVLPGLTAGRAHDRVEDLRRRCGGVVVPARDGTVRVSVSAGIAQLRPGQDAARLLAAADAALYAAKAAGRDRVVLADPVPAPR
- a CDS encoding NAD-dependent epimerase/dehydratase family protein — translated: MPDTPSGPVVVVTGANGLVGARVCALLTERGAAVRAVVRRPGTAPGGPGVEEHVGDFADPALAARVVDGADAVVTTVHPMGSDRAVQQQVAVEGTPALARAARDAGVTRLVHLSTAGVYDRSPGVGDVEEGSALVGEDGGDYAVTKRDTDAALAALDGLTTVLVRPPAILGSGPTSVWNALRPASVRDGERAANPAKSFAWVHVDDLARAVADLATGVVATADDPARGPVPGSATPLLVAGGPATWREYHGAVCEALGVDPEWTDEPVWTGRVRTGRAAAWGWTPSVDLAAALAELRRDVRAAPPPG
- a CDS encoding VanZ family protein; amino-acid sequence: MIATWLVLHRELVLPGVGVAVALCAGLGHALLRLGRWGRVVAWLLAGAWAVVVLVLTLVPEAEPSNARECLVGLTLPSPGAVEAVANVALFVPLAYLAGVASRRPWRVLAAAVLCSVGIEVVQGLLRRLGRACDTNDVAMNALGALLGCVLAVASLALSRAAERRGRRDAARPAPPPGPPTASSPTPPRARS
- a CDS encoding DsbA family protein; protein product: MSRPRNGGATDLRSGSRTLVVVVSLVVLALVATTVTVIALAARDRDALAGLEPGGTTTQEWAGSPAAGLDETGGVAVGDGGPVLTVYLDLLCPACRQLEETSGEYLRGLEASGEATVDYRPIAILDRLSAGTEYSTRAASAVMCVADTDGPATAVDVVDALYAAQPAEGGPGLDDAALAEVALGAGASEAVRLCIEETRYAGWVARSTQQAQQLGVGGTPTVWVDGQPTTARTPEALAGALRQAGG